The window GACAGGCCCACCATCAGAGAGCggacacacgcatacacatactgtgtacaaacacacacacacacacgtcggcCATATTGTCAGAGGAGATACGCAATATACGCTCAGCCCAGCACACACAGTGCCTGACTGTCTGTGGGTGTGCGTGTTTCCTGTGATCTGTATTTACCTCAGTCTTCAATATTGTTCTGTTTGTCAACCGTTGTTTGGGTGAGCTCAGTTCTATTTTGGCTGGGCTGTTATCATTGATTAGTCTGGACAGGCTTCTCTCAGTCTCGATAATCGCCCacgggggtgtgggggggggtcacGGCCTCTGATAGGATGAGCTCCAGCTCTGGGCTTGACAGCAGGGTAATCCAGGGGGAGAACACGTCTCTGtgtccatttctccatctctGACTGTCTCCAGTTGTGTCATCAacgtctcatccccctctctctacatctctcccttcgtctctctctctcctttttctctctctcagctccagaGGTTCTTGCTCAGAAGCCCTACAGTAAGGCAGTGGACTGCTGGTCCATCGGAGTCATTGCATACATCCTGTAAGTTTCTATAGTCAATTGTACAACTCCTACAGACATGCTATGTGTTCCCATACCCAGTCAATGCCATGAGGGCAGATTTCACAGCTTTATATTGAGGGCCTTGGTTTGGATCCTTCTAGAGTGCAGCTGCATTTCACAAGTTCGCACACACGTTTGACttattgtgcgtgtgtgtttgtctgtgtgcgtgGATGGTTGTGTGTTTTGTAATGGAGAATGACACAACATCATGCCTCTCTCTATTCCTTTCATCAGAGCCAGATGTTGGTCTGCTAcactctgctctgctcagtcACCATGTATGGACATAGTGCTTCTGAGGAGAAAAAACAGACTTTTCAACATGTCTCTCTTTTTTGTTTTTcacccctctgtctgtgtgtggacaaCCTCTGAGTCAGAGGGCAGATTTAGCGCTGTGTCTGTTCCAGCTCTCGCTGACTGAGTtccaggcgtgtgtgtgtgtgttaggggttaGAGTTCAGGGTTAGGGGCGGGGTGAATAGGGGTTAGGGGCGGGGTGAATAGGGGTTAGGGGCGGGGTGAATAGGGGTTAGGGGCGGGGTGAATAGGGGTTAGGGGCGGGGTGAATAGGGGTTAGAGTTTATCGTTAGGGACAGGGTGAATAGGGGCAATGGAACAATAAAGGCTGTGAGAACGATTGAAAGGTGTGAGTTACCTCATTGTTCCTCATTTttgctcccctctccctttctgtgTTGTTCTTGGCTCTCAATGGTTTGTCGCTCTGTGATGTGCAAAGCAGGCTCTGCCCTCTGGTTCTATCTCtcacccttctcctcttcccttgtTCTTTCTCCCGTCCCAATAGCTCAGACATCCTTCTGTTCTTCTCTATTTTCACCTGTTTAtccatctctgtctgtttattacatttacatttaagtcatttagcagacgctcttatccagagcgacttacaaattggtgcattcaccttatgacatccagtgggacagtcacttaacaatagtgcatctaaaacttagggggggtggggtgagagggattacttaacctatcctaggtattccttaaagatgtAGTTGTTATGGTACTCTCCATGCTTACACAGCTTTGGATATAAGGTTCACTAGGTGTCACTGGGtcattagaggtgtgtgtgtgtgtgtgtgtgtgtgtgtgtgtgtgtgtgtgtgtgtgtgtgtgtgtgtgtgtgtgtgtgtgtgtgtgtgtgtgtgtgtgtgtgtgtgtgtgtgtgtgtgtgtgtgtgtgtgtgtgtgtgtgctcctgtcacctctactgtacacatGGGGAGGATAAATAAATGTCTGAGAAACAGCGTTCACAGAGGTAGTGAGTCCAGCTGGTGGATTAAACTTTGAATGATTGTATGTTCAATAAGTAGTCCTCAAACATCCTTGAGAATAGCCTAGGCAATATTAAATTAGACCAAATATGTGTTTAGAGTTCAAGTAAATAGATTAAATCCAATAATATCCAGTTGTGGATGGTAGTGTTGGGTCGAGGCCCGACGTTGGACCCCTTGATGTTTCCTCAGTGAGTTCCCAGTGGTCAGTGAGCTACTCCCGTCTTGTCATTTAGCCATTAGCACGGGCCTCGGAACTCGTTAGCCGATTTCCGAGCGCCTCCACACAATCCAGCTCGGCATGCCTGGTTGGGTCTCTCCTCAGGTGTGACGAGATCGCATCAGGTAATCAGGTGGAATAATCGCTCCGGCTCCTGCGGAGGAATGGCGCGCAAGTCTTTAACCAAATGTGAAAGCACAAAAACAGAAGGCTCATTGCGGCCACATCAGAACAGCTTCTCGATGAAGGAAGGCATTTTAATGAGGTTCGATCATAATGGCGGCTAATGTTTTCTATGGAAATCGTTTTGCCACAAGAAGTTCAATTAGTCCAGGATGAGGTTAGGAGAGCAGACAGAGAAAAGGTTTCGGATACATTACATTCACCTTGTCAGTTTGTTATCAATTGAATAGTTGTTCCAGCATTTGTCTCATTCGTCATCATGTTATTCTATTATCATCTTGAAAGGAAACGATTCCCTGAAGTAGGAAGTGAATGCATgttcattttttaattttttatgagctcacttcctgtctgtgtcTGCAGGTTGTGCGGCTATCCTCCATTCTACGATGAGAATGACTCCAAGCTCTTTGAGCAGATCCTCAAAGCAGACTACGAGTTCGACGCGCCATACTGGGACGACATATCTGATTCaggtaagctgtgtgtgtgtgtgtgcgtgtctaatGGAATGAGTGATCCCCTTCAGACAGAGCTCTTCTTCCTCCCGTCTGGCAAATATGGACACCACACCACCATAGCTACTTTCTCTATGCTGTGACGTCGTCCTCTTGGAATTTGTGTTTTTAAAAGGTCATCACAGACCTGATCTGAGAACCCTATATTCTCCAGTCTAACCAGTAAATGGAAGAGAGCGGAGGCTTCGTCCAGGTGTTCGGTACACTGGCTAGGGAGTGTGGGAAACCATGTGCCTTGAACTGTGGACTGTTTGTGTATGTTGTGATGAGTGTGAGCTACTGTTCCCTCGTGTGTTTTCACAGCCAAAGACTTTATCGGCAGTCTGATGGAGAAAGACCCGGCGAAGCGCTTCACCTGTGACCAGGCCCTCAGGCACCCATGGTGAGAGAACACACTGATGgtaaacgcgcacacacacactcatgtggGTATTATGGGATGttaaagtgtctgtgtgtgtgtgtgttcaggatcgCTGGGGACACGGCCCTCTGCAAGAACATCCACGAGTCTGTGAGCAGGCAGATCAGGAAAAACTTTGCCAAGAGCAAATGGAGGGTACGTTTGCATGTATGGTAATAAATGTCTGAGTGTCATTCAAGTGTCCGAGTGTGTCTGAATGATTGCTTATTTAATGTAGTGTTTATAAATCATACACtggtctcttcctctcgctctttcctctctctctcctctctctcttcctctatctttctccctctctctctctccttctcttgctctcttttcttctctctcgctctcttcctctctctctctccctctctctccctctccagcaaGCCTTCAATGCCACTGCAGTGGTGCGACACATGAGGAGACTGCAGTTGAGCAGCAGTATGGGCCAGAGCATGGACAGctctcaccctcaccctcctAACAGCCGGGCCGCACAGATGCAGAACCAACGGAACCAGGCCAACCAGAACCAGGCCAACCAGACTCCCAACCAGACCCCTAGCCAGAGCTCTACTCAACCCTCTCTGAGTCCAAGCCAGACTCTGAGCCAGAACCCTAATGCAGCCATTATGAAGAGCTTTTCTGTGGACTCGCCTCACAAGGACTGTAAGTGGACAAGTATGCAtccacacaaatacacaaaccaTGAACTAGTAAACACCAACTACCAGTTTGTTAGTTCTGACTGTGTGTTCATAGCCTCTGTTCTCCCCCCAGGTGCCCCAGCCACTCCCACCCCCTGCAGCCTGGcgtctgcagcctcctctgtcccctccgcGGGGGCGGAGCTCGCCCGACCCCACCCATCCACTGTTGCCACGGTACTAACAGAGACTAAGTGACGCCAGGTCCCGCGGGGGACCAGCTGGGAGGCTACGGCGctgtgagagatagagaggggtgaaAACCGCACCCTCCCCTTCCTTACCGTGCCCCTACTACCCCCACCCAGCCTGCCCCCCCGCCCTGCCCCTCCCCCACGCTGCATCTGGGAGGACTGGGAGAGCAGAGGACTCTAAACCCATTGCACCAATCACAACACGCCATACTCACCTTGGACAAGCCCATTGTGTCGACTCTGTGGACCCACACCCACTCCGAGAGCATTATTAATTGGTTTACATTTtgagtgtttgtttctgtccgaaACCATGATGAGTGAAGTGGGTGTGTTTTCAGAAGCTGCTGTCGGATTGGGCGTTGTCTACGTCAGTCAAACTCAATTTCCCTGTAGTCTTTCCGGCATCTTCTAGAAGGTCCTACTTGTGAGTTTTTAAATTCTGTTTATTTTCTTGTCTTCATCCTCTGGGTTAACAGTTACCAACTGGATAATTTTTCATTTGTGTTTTCTTGCGCTTTCTCCCCCATGTTTATGTTCGCGCCTGTGTTTAAGACGTGCTTTAAAAGTACCATAAGACTGTTGATTGATGTCTCAGCGCTTTATCTATTTGCACGTTGAGGTTTGGATGCGGTTTCAGACCTAGATAATGTGTGTACAGCTACCAAGTTAGACTCTTCATCTACGTGAATTTATCAGACAGAGAATGGAGATTGTAAACAGTTTTAAAATACCCAAAATGGGGTCAGAGCATTGTACAAATTATTTGTTAAGGGAAACATGCACTATGTTTAATTATTGTCTTACTTTATAAGACTTTTATAATGACCACCCTATATGGGACGCATATACAATATATTATAGAACACACTGCAGGTTTGGGATGGAGTCGGAGAGTGCTGGACAGGGATTCCCCCTGTTAAAGTTTGAACCATCACCGGTTAGTTACCTGTGGGGTTTCCCATCCTAAAGATCAGGGGCTACAGGTGGGAAACCAGGCACTTCCAAATGTGCCTCAGAAAAAGCCCATGAAAAAGAGCAGCCATCTCTGTAGTGTCGTGTAAGCATGGGGAAACCCTGACGTACTGTATCAGTTTCCCAGGATCCAAGACGGTGGAGCTGTTGTCTCTACCCCCATCCCTTttacaaagccatgacctcaccACAAGAGCCATCATTGTGATGACATCATCAACCGGCACCCAGTACACAAATTCTCAGGGATTTGGACTGGGCGCCGTGGTGACCCTTGTTGCTGTAGAAACCGGTCGCGAGCATAGGTTTGTC of the Oncorhynchus gorbuscha isolate QuinsamMale2020 ecotype Even-year linkage group LG25, OgorEven_v1.0, whole genome shotgun sequence genome contains:
- the camk1da gene encoding calcium/calmodulin-dependent protein kinase type 1D, yielding MARENGESGKGTWKKQVDDIKKIFELKEILGTGAFSEVVLAQERSTGKMFAVKCIPKKALKGKESSIENEITVLRKIKHENIVALEDIYESSNHLYLIMQLVSGGELFDRIVEKGFYTEKDASTLIRQVLDAVDYLHKLGIVHRDLKPENLLYFNPQDESKIMISDFGLSKMEGSGDVMSTACGTPGYVAPEVLAQKPYSKAVDCWSIGVIAYILLCGYPPFYDENDSKLFEQILKADYEFDAPYWDDISDSAKDFIGSLMEKDPAKRFTCDQALRHPWIAGDTALCKNIHESVSRQIRKNFAKSKWRQAFNATAVVRHMRRLQLSSSMGQSMDSSHPHPPNSRAAQMQNQRNQANQNQANQTPNQTPSQSSTQPSLSPSQTLSQNPNAAIMKSFSVDSPHKDCAPATPTPCSLASAASSVPSAGAELARPHPSTVATVLTETK